A region of Subtercola boreus DNA encodes the following proteins:
- a CDS encoding response regulator: MIPAPVRVLVVDDEEITASAHAAYLGRVGGFEVAGIAHSGHEAIRQLRAAAPRAADDPVGGDPRHPEPRPAPIDLILLDMNLPDMYGLDLCRQIRSAGLEIDVIAITAVREMTVVRASVSLGIVQYLIKPFAYATFAERMRSYLDFRHSFAVDRPMATQGDVDSTFGALRSAAPVSYDKGLSEGTLQRVVSALAAAPQALSASELSDAAAVSRVTARRYLEHLVASGAAEKTSRYGTPGRPEVEYRLTRR, encoded by the coding sequence ATGATCCCCGCTCCCGTCAGGGTGCTCGTGGTCGACGACGAGGAGATCACGGCCAGCGCCCATGCCGCCTACCTCGGGCGGGTCGGCGGGTTCGAGGTGGCGGGGATCGCGCACAGCGGACACGAAGCGATCCGGCAGCTCCGCGCTGCGGCACCCCGGGCAGCGGACGACCCCGTCGGCGGGGATCCGCGACATCCTGAACCACGGCCGGCGCCCATCGACCTGATCCTGCTCGACATGAACCTGCCGGACATGTACGGGCTCGACCTCTGCCGCCAGATCCGCAGCGCGGGGCTCGAGATCGACGTCATCGCCATCACGGCAGTGCGTGAGATGACCGTGGTGCGGGCATCCGTCTCGCTCGGCATCGTGCAGTACCTCATCAAGCCGTTCGCGTACGCCACCTTCGCCGAGCGCATGCGCAGCTACCTCGACTTTCGGCACAGTTTCGCCGTGGATCGCCCGATGGCGACACAGGGCGACGTCGACAGCACGTTCGGTGCCCTGCGTTCGGCGGCGCCTGTCTCTTACGACAAAGGCCTCTCCGAGGGAACTCTGCAGCGCGTGGTGTCGGCGCTCGCCGCAGCTCCTCAGGCACTGTCGGCCAGCGAGTTGAGCGATGCGGCGGCCGTGTCGCGTGTCACCGCGCGGCGGTACCTCGAACACCTGGTCGCTTCGGGGGCGGCGGAGAAGACCTCCCGCTACGGAACCCCGGGGCGCCCCGAGGTCGAGTACCGGCTCACGCGGCGCTGA
- a CDS encoding cation:proton antiporter, which yields MELLIAGVLALLGIAGAALLGPKVRVASPLVLVALGIAVSFLPFVPAFQVEPELILAGVLPPLLYSASVSMPAMNFRREFAAISGLSIVLVIASSVVLGLFFAWVIPGLGLWWGIALGAIVSPTDAVATSIAKKSPVSSRAIAILEGESLLNDATALVLLRTAIAGAAASVSLWGTIGSFAFAVVVAAALGFVVGRLNLFVRARIQNATVGTVISFTVPFLASIPAELLGASGLVAAVVAGLVTGRLGPRVLSPQSRQSDTQNWNTVEMVLEGAVFLLMGLELSSIFADVGEERLGVGPTLLIALGALLLTVLVRAAYVAPLLRGLKRRSERTASMKPRLTQMQSVLSDPAAAAARASGMIEAARSGQSAEQWRALGQGVSAAAADDSGAAQAVAAPREVAASEVPAALQGPGALRGPAGSHDPAALQDVSASQGPDASQGPDASQGPDASEAPGSGWAPGAVVGGPGFAQGGPGYGPGVQGPDGALRADLSRRAKQRIRRQLRRRQLRRRRPPTVEDMTRFTTRITRTLADIDYLVQAPLGWREGAVVVWAGMRGAVTVAAAQTLPQDTPNRSLLVLIAFVVAALSLLIQGGTLPLVIRMLKLTPPDEELAQDERARLFALLAETALDDHPEAAASTTTSSGSSGDVPDDDGPDEPDGTAPPAARTPKQQALALIAAKRTVLLDARDDGTFNADTLDAALSALDAEQIALQLQGNPTA from the coding sequence ATGGAACTGTTGATCGCGGGGGTGCTCGCGCTACTGGGCATTGCGGGCGCCGCCCTGCTCGGGCCGAAGGTGCGCGTGGCCTCGCCGCTGGTGCTCGTCGCGCTCGGGATCGCCGTGAGCTTCCTGCCGTTCGTGCCGGCGTTCCAGGTGGAGCCCGAGCTGATCCTCGCGGGCGTCCTGCCGCCGCTGCTCTATTCGGCGTCGGTGTCGATGCCGGCCATGAACTTCCGCCGGGAGTTCGCCGCGATCAGCGGGCTGTCGATCGTCCTGGTGATCGCGTCGTCGGTGGTGCTCGGGCTTTTCTTCGCCTGGGTGATCCCGGGCCTCGGTCTCTGGTGGGGCATCGCCCTCGGCGCGATCGTGAGCCCCACGGATGCTGTGGCCACCTCGATCGCCAAGAAATCTCCGGTTTCGTCCCGCGCTATTGCGATCCTCGAGGGCGAAAGCCTTCTGAACGATGCAACAGCCCTCGTGCTGCTGCGCACAGCCATCGCCGGAGCGGCCGCCTCCGTCTCCCTCTGGGGCACGATCGGCTCGTTCGCCTTCGCGGTCGTGGTCGCCGCGGCGCTCGGGTTCGTGGTCGGCCGGCTGAACCTGTTCGTGCGGGCGCGCATCCAGAATGCGACCGTCGGTACGGTGATCTCGTTCACGGTGCCGTTCCTCGCGTCGATCCCGGCTGAGCTGCTGGGCGCCTCCGGTCTGGTCGCCGCGGTGGTCGCCGGACTCGTGACTGGCCGCCTCGGGCCGCGGGTGCTGTCGCCGCAGAGCCGCCAGTCGGACACCCAGAACTGGAACACCGTCGAGATGGTGCTGGAGGGCGCCGTGTTCCTCCTGATGGGACTCGAACTCTCGTCGATCTTCGCCGACGTGGGGGAGGAGCGCCTGGGCGTCGGGCCGACTCTCCTGATCGCGCTCGGCGCGCTGCTGCTCACCGTGCTGGTGCGTGCGGCCTACGTCGCGCCGTTGCTGCGGGGGCTGAAGAGACGCTCCGAACGCACGGCGAGCATGAAACCGCGGCTGACGCAGATGCAGTCGGTGCTCTCCGACCCGGCGGCTGCGGCGGCCCGGGCGTCAGGGATGATCGAGGCCGCCCGTTCGGGGCAGAGCGCGGAGCAGTGGCGTGCCCTTGGACAGGGTGTCAGCGCGGCTGCGGCCGACGACTCCGGTGCTGCGCAAGCCGTCGCCGCGCCGCGGGAAGTGGCCGCATCGGAGGTTCCCGCCGCGCTGCAGGGCCCTGGCGCGCTGCGGGGTCCCGCCGGGTCGCACGATCCCGCCGCGCTGCAGGATGTATCGGCGTCGCAGGGCCCCGACGCGTCGCAGGGCCCCGACGCGTCGCAGGGCCCCGACGCGTCTGAGGCCCCCGGCTCAGGCTGGGCGCCGGGCGCCGTTGTGGGCGGCCCCGGCTTCGCGCAGGGCGGGCCGGGTTACGGCCCGGGCGTGCAGGGACCCGACGGGGCCCTCCGCGCCGACCTCAGTAGGCGCGCGAAGCAGCGCATCCGGCGGCAGCTGCGCCGGCGGCAGCTGCGCCGGCGTCGGCCACCGACCGTCGAGGACATGACCCGCTTCACCACCCGCATCACCCGCACCCTCGCCGACATCGACTACCTCGTGCAGGCGCCGCTGGGCTGGCGCGAGGGCGCCGTCGTCGTCTGGGCGGGCATGCGCGGCGCGGTCACGGTGGCCGCGGCGCAGACGCTCCCGCAGGACACCCCGAACCGCTCGCTCCTCGTTCTGATCGCGTTCGTCGTTGCGGCGCTGTCGCTGCTGATCCAGGGCGGGACGCTGCCGCTGGTCATCCGGATGCTCAAGCTCACCCCTCCCGATGAGGAGCTCGCCCAGGACGAACGGGCACGCCTGTTCGCGCTCCTCGCCGAGACGGCGCTGGATGATCATCCGGAAGCCGCGGCGAGCACGACGACCAGCTCGGGAAGCTCCGGCGACGTGCCCGACGACGACGGCCCCGACGAGCCGGACGGCACCGCGCCGCCCGCCGCCCGCACCCCGAAGCAGCAGGCGCTCGCGCTCATTGCGGCGAAGCGCACCGTGCTGCTCGACGCCCGCGACGACGGCACCTTCAACGCCGACACCCTCGACGCCGCCCTTTCCGCCCTCGACGCCGAGCAGATCGCCCTCCAACTCCAGGGCAACCCCACGGCCTGA
- a CDS encoding ABC transporter substrate-binding protein, with the protein MTPRFDLSTAFPNGVTRRNVLAFGAALSGTALLAACAGPSVGGDVGSAASATPAQDWTNIKPASSITWWTNHPGNSMATEQAIIDGFQAANPGIVVNMVTAGANYDEIAQKFQAASGTDSVPDLVGASDVWWFRYMINQQIIPLDDLAAHLDANTDDFNSTLYGDYEYNGSHWAMPYARSTPLFYYNKSLWSAAGLPDRAPATWDEFDEWAPKLSAVMNGAAPLGIGKGTSWAAWWFCNIMWGKGGAYSSDWTMKLDQPETLEAGEYLRAIINEKKSATVSATDSAADFGAGLSACTVASTGALTGILKSSTFDVGTGFLPAGPKGAFTPTGGTGMAIPSGKTPEQQLAAGMFLKYLTDAEQTATFSAATGYMPVRTSAMDGATMSAIYTQKPQFRTAVDQLKNARSQDWARSFVPSGDKYLTTALEQIMLQNSAAADVFPKASADITTSYEQNVVPYL; encoded by the coding sequence ATGACGCCTCGTTTCGACCTCTCGACTGCCTTCCCCAACGGCGTGACGCGCCGTAACGTGCTGGCCTTCGGGGCCGCGCTCTCGGGAACAGCCCTCCTCGCCGCCTGCGCCGGGCCTTCGGTTGGCGGCGATGTCGGTTCAGCCGCCTCCGCCACCCCGGCCCAGGACTGGACGAACATCAAGCCCGCCTCCTCCATCACTTGGTGGACCAACCACCCCGGCAACTCGATGGCGACAGAACAGGCCATCATCGACGGCTTCCAGGCGGCCAACCCCGGCATCGTGGTGAACATGGTGACGGCCGGGGCGAACTACGACGAGATCGCGCAGAAGTTCCAGGCGGCATCCGGAACCGACAGCGTGCCCGACCTGGTCGGCGCGAGTGACGTGTGGTGGTTCCGCTACATGATCAACCAGCAGATCATCCCGCTCGACGACCTCGCCGCGCACCTCGACGCGAACACCGACGACTTCAACAGCACCCTCTACGGCGACTACGAGTACAACGGCAGCCACTGGGCGATGCCCTACGCGCGGTCGACTCCGCTCTTCTACTACAACAAGTCGCTCTGGAGCGCCGCCGGCCTCCCCGACCGCGCCCCCGCGACCTGGGACGAGTTCGACGAGTGGGCTCCGAAACTGAGCGCTGTGATGAACGGCGCGGCGCCGCTCGGCATCGGCAAGGGCACCTCCTGGGCCGCGTGGTGGTTCTGCAACATCATGTGGGGCAAGGGCGGCGCCTACTCGAGCGACTGGACCATGAAGCTCGACCAGCCCGAGACCCTCGAGGCGGGGGAGTACCTGCGCGCGATCATCAACGAGAAGAAGAGCGCCACGGTGTCGGCGACCGACTCGGCGGCCGACTTCGGTGCCGGGCTCAGCGCCTGCACCGTTGCCTCGACCGGTGCACTGACAGGCATCCTGAAGTCGTCGACGTTCGACGTCGGAACCGGTTTTCTGCCGGCCGGCCCGAAGGGCGCCTTCACGCCGACGGGCGGCACGGGCATGGCGATCCCGTCGGGCAAGACGCCCGAGCAGCAGCTCGCGGCCGGCATGTTCCTCAAGTACCTCACCGACGCCGAACAGACGGCGACGTTCTCGGCGGCGACCGGCTACATGCCGGTGCGCACCTCGGCGATGGATGGCGCCACGATGAGTGCGATCTACACGCAGAAGCCGCAGTTCCGTACCGCGGTCGACCAGCTGAAGAATGCGCGCTCGCAGGACTGGGCGCGCTCGTTCGTGCCGTCGGGCGACAAGTACCTGACCACGGCGCTCGAGCAGATCATGCTGCAGAACTCTGCGGCCGCCGACGTGTTCCCGAAGGCGTCTGCCGACATCACGACGTCGTACGAGCAGAACGTGGTGCCCTACCTGTGA
- a CDS encoding carbohydrate ABC transporter permease, giving the protein MMRRFPIGSYIALLVAVAAMVLPLVWMLLASFKGQTEIYSLPIQWLPSSFAPTNYSDALDVVPFGAFFINSAITTVVGAGIKIILGLMTAYALVFIEVPFKKVFFAIVIFALLVPQQIVIIPNYTLVASLGWLNTYQGIIVPGLASAFGTFLFRQHFLSLPPSVLEAAALDGAGHLRRLWAFVVPMSTPTIAAVALVSVVTEWNEYLWPLLVVDRPNMMTLPIGLTLLQNTDGITNWGVLMAGTVLVTLPILIVFFVMQRKIVAGLTAGAVTG; this is encoded by the coding sequence ATGATGCGCAGATTCCCGATCGGCAGCTACATCGCCCTCCTGGTCGCCGTCGCCGCAATGGTTCTCCCCCTGGTCTGGATGCTGCTGGCCAGCTTCAAGGGCCAGACGGAGATCTACTCCCTCCCGATCCAGTGGCTGCCGTCGTCGTTCGCGCCGACGAACTACAGCGATGCGCTCGATGTGGTGCCGTTCGGGGCGTTCTTCATCAACAGCGCCATCACCACGGTCGTCGGGGCCGGGATCAAGATCATCCTGGGCCTGATGACCGCCTACGCACTGGTGTTCATCGAAGTGCCCTTCAAGAAGGTGTTCTTCGCCATCGTCATCTTCGCGCTGCTCGTTCCGCAGCAGATCGTGATCATCCCGAACTACACGCTCGTCGCGAGCCTCGGCTGGCTGAACACCTACCAGGGCATCATCGTTCCCGGGTTGGCGAGTGCGTTCGGCACGTTCCTGTTCCGGCAGCACTTCCTCTCGCTGCCGCCCTCGGTGCTCGAAGCGGCCGCGCTCGACGGCGCGGGCCACCTCCGGCGGCTCTGGGCCTTCGTCGTGCCGATGTCGACTCCGACCATCGCGGCGGTCGCGCTCGTCTCGGTGGTCACCGAGTGGAACGAGTACCTCTGGCCTCTGCTCGTGGTCGACCGGCCGAACATGATGACCCTCCCGATCGGCCTCACGCTGCTGCAGAACACCGACGGCATCACGAACTGGGGTGTGCTGATGGCCGGAACGGTGCTGGTCACCCTGCCGATCCTCATCGTCTTCTTCGTGATGCAGCGGAAGATCGTCGCCGGCCTCACGGCAGGCGCGGTCACCGGCTAG
- a CDS encoding glycerophosphodiester phosphodiesterase — protein MTPRVISPRVSAPRVSAPRVVAHRGNSSVAPENTLAAFDAALAAGADAIEVDLQLTADGVAVVIHDDSLDRTTDLVGLVAESDAHPLASADAGTWFGPAFAGVRVPTFDDLIAWAARHPRIGWLLEFKGRWEERSLTPELEKVRLAGMVARTVVQSFDVDTVRALGAVAPDVRLELLVFELPGLPARREWMGSAAVTGTLPGAVDAEAAAVAAAAAAAATTELVRLLGEVGAAGCNPYGLLLVEHPELAADLRAAGLSVTPWTLDEPRQWELAVAAGVDAIITNRPQELVTWLEVSPAGV, from the coding sequence GTGACGCCGCGGGTCATCTCCCCGCGGGTCAGCGCTCCCCGGGTCAGCGCTCCCCGGGTCGTCGCTCACCGCGGCAACTCGTCGGTCGCCCCGGAGAACACCCTCGCTGCGTTCGACGCCGCCCTCGCGGCCGGTGCCGACGCCATCGAGGTCGATCTGCAGCTCACGGCCGACGGGGTCGCGGTGGTCATCCACGACGACAGCCTCGACCGCACGACCGACCTCGTCGGACTGGTCGCCGAGTCGGATGCTCATCCCCTCGCCTCTGCCGACGCCGGGACCTGGTTCGGCCCGGCGTTCGCGGGTGTCCGCGTGCCCACCTTCGACGACCTGATCGCCTGGGCCGCCCGGCACCCGCGCATCGGGTGGCTCCTGGAGTTCAAGGGCCGCTGGGAGGAGCGTTCGCTCACCCCGGAGCTCGAGAAGGTGCGTCTCGCCGGGATGGTGGCGCGCACGGTCGTGCAGAGCTTCGATGTCGACACGGTGCGGGCGCTGGGGGCGGTGGCCCCGGATGTCCGGCTCGAGCTGCTCGTCTTCGAGCTGCCGGGGCTGCCCGCCCGGCGAGAGTGGATGGGTTCTGCGGCAGTGACGGGCACCCTGCCTGGTGCGGTCGATGCGGAGGCAGCGGCAGTGGCAGCAGCGGCAGCAGCGGCTGCGACGACGGAGCTCGTGCGGCTGCTGGGCGAGGTGGGTGCCGCCGGATGCAATCCCTACGGGTTGCTGCTGGTCGAGCATCCGGAGCTCGCCGCAGACCTGCGGGCGGCCGGGTTGTCGGTCACGCCCTGGACGCTCGATGAGCCCCGACAGTGGGAGCTCGCCGTGGCGGCGGGTGTGGATGCGATCATCACCAACCGGCCCCAGGAACTCGTGACCTGGTTGGAGGTCAGTCCAGCGGGGGTCTGA
- a CDS encoding sensor histidine kinase, producing MIAWIRRWSISRRLFALQFVFILLLTAAALAWLWNDARGIVETSAADHSVSVATSIADNPFVLEAIQAAGPDAAGSAGSGIPGADPSVLLQPYAQNLMADTATDFITIMAPDRTRFTHPNPEEIGRPFVGTIEPALEGRTFTETYTGTLGPSVRAVVPILNQQGTVVALVAAGVTVSKVSGALAERLPLVFGFAGLTLLFGALASWLLSRYLQRVTWGRGPEEMSRMFSYYEGVLHSVREGLVLVDSRGRLVLHNDQAAELLGLPVSGDVPVAVSELRVPDALRGLLASGDRAVDEIFVTENRVLVVNQEPAVAVAPGRGTSRRVMGTVTTLRDHTDLLRISGELQNMRTLSDALRSQTHEHANRLHTIVALIELGRGEEAIALAAGELDRGQNLADQLVEAVEEPVLAALLVGKSAEARERGAELELVIAPELGPMGVPADDLITIVGNLIDNALDAAIDGGSGHPRVVVAVSEGASMADSRESLVVIRVSDNGPGIDDVGRAFERGYSSKAAGPHGRGFGLALVGQSVRRLGGSVGVEADGGAVVTVTLPRGAHRESARETAPR from the coding sequence ATGATCGCCTGGATCCGTCGCTGGAGCATCTCCCGGCGACTCTTCGCACTGCAGTTCGTGTTCATCCTGCTGCTGACGGCCGCGGCGCTGGCCTGGCTCTGGAACGACGCCCGCGGAATCGTCGAGACGAGCGCCGCCGACCACAGCGTCTCGGTGGCGACCTCGATCGCCGACAATCCGTTCGTGCTCGAGGCGATCCAGGCGGCGGGACCGGATGCTGCGGGGTCGGCCGGCAGCGGAATCCCCGGTGCCGATCCGAGCGTCCTGCTGCAGCCCTACGCGCAGAACCTGATGGCCGACACCGCGACCGACTTCATCACGATCATGGCTCCCGACCGCACGCGGTTCACGCACCCCAACCCGGAGGAGATCGGCCGACCGTTCGTCGGCACCATCGAGCCGGCCCTCGAGGGACGCACCTTCACCGAGACCTACACCGGCACTCTCGGGCCGTCGGTGCGCGCGGTCGTGCCCATCCTGAACCAGCAGGGAACCGTCGTCGCGCTGGTGGCGGCCGGGGTGACGGTGTCGAAGGTGTCGGGCGCGCTGGCCGAACGGCTGCCGCTCGTCTTCGGCTTCGCCGGCCTCACCCTGCTCTTCGGCGCCCTCGCGTCGTGGCTGCTGAGCCGGTATCTGCAGCGTGTCACGTGGGGGCGCGGGCCGGAGGAGATGAGCCGCATGTTCTCGTACTACGAGGGCGTGCTGCACTCCGTTCGGGAGGGTCTCGTACTCGTCGACTCCCGCGGACGGCTCGTGCTGCACAATGACCAGGCTGCCGAGTTGCTCGGTCTTCCTGTCTCGGGAGATGTTCCGGTGGCGGTCTCCGAGCTGCGGGTTCCGGATGCCCTGCGGGGCCTGCTCGCAAGTGGAGACCGTGCCGTCGACGAGATTTTCGTCACCGAGAACAGGGTGCTGGTGGTGAACCAGGAACCCGCGGTCGCGGTGGCCCCGGGGCGTGGTACCTCACGCCGCGTGATGGGCACGGTGACGACCCTCCGCGACCACACCGACCTGCTGCGCATCTCGGGGGAGCTGCAGAACATGCGGACGCTCTCCGACGCCCTGCGCTCGCAGACGCACGAACACGCGAACCGGCTGCACACCATCGTCGCGCTGATCGAGCTGGGTCGCGGCGAGGAGGCGATCGCGCTCGCTGCCGGCGAGCTCGATCGCGGCCAGAATCTCGCCGACCAGCTCGTCGAAGCCGTCGAGGAACCGGTGCTCGCCGCGCTGCTGGTGGGCAAATCGGCCGAGGCGCGGGAACGTGGGGCCGAGCTCGAGCTGGTGATCGCTCCGGAGCTGGGGCCGATGGGGGTGCCCGCCGACGACCTCATCACGATCGTGGGCAACCTGATCGACAATGCCCTCGATGCGGCGATCGACGGCGGCAGCGGGCATCCGCGTGTCGTCGTGGCTGTCAGCGAGGGCGCCTCGATGGCGGACTCGCGAGAATCGCTCGTGGTCATCCGGGTCTCCGACAACGGACCGGGCATCGACGACGTCGGCCGCGCCTTCGAGCGGGGCTACTCGTCGAAGGCCGCCGGGCCGCACGGGCGCGGATTCGGCCTGGCGCTGGTGGGCCAGAGCGTGCGGCGCCTGGGTGGCAGCGTCGGCGTCGAGGCAGACGGGGGCGCCGTGGTGACCGTGACGCTGCCGCGCGGTGCTCACCGAGAGTCTGCGCGCGAGACGGCGCCCCGATGA
- a CDS encoding carbohydrate ABC transporter permease has protein sequence MTSTATRPAAGETSGQAEAGPGERPGAVPPVTRNVPDPAERARARKVQSRRMQARNWLLFVLLAGPNIALLIAFTYKPLLQSFYYSTLQWNIGSQRAISVGFRNYTDWLTDSETPQVIGVTVIFTLATVGGGMVIGLGLALLLNKKLKLRGPARTIIVAPYVLSGVAVGLLWLFVFDPNFGIVAAVLGAIGLPSPAWYNDPQWALLMVIIVQLWKNVGYIALIYLAGLQAIQVDVLEAAALDGAGPVRTFRRIILPLLGPTSFFLSVTTLLSSLQSFDIIQAMTKGGPLEGTTTMMYEIYREGFVAGRAGYSSAVATILFLVLLIVTLVQLRFVERKVHYS, from the coding sequence ATGACGTCGACAGCGACGCGCCCAGCGGCGGGTGAGACATCCGGGCAGGCTGAAGCCGGGCCCGGCGAGCGGCCTGGCGCGGTGCCTCCCGTGACGCGGAACGTGCCCGACCCGGCCGAACGGGCCCGGGCGCGAAAGGTCCAGTCCCGGCGCATGCAGGCCCGCAACTGGCTGCTCTTCGTGCTCCTCGCCGGCCCGAACATCGCCCTGCTCATCGCCTTCACCTACAAGCCGCTGCTGCAGTCGTTCTACTACTCGACGCTGCAGTGGAACATCGGCTCGCAGCGAGCCATCTCCGTCGGATTCCGCAACTACACCGACTGGCTGACCGACTCGGAGACCCCGCAGGTGATCGGGGTGACCGTCATCTTCACGCTTGCCACGGTCGGCGGCGGCATGGTGATCGGGCTCGGGCTCGCTCTGCTGCTCAACAAGAAGCTCAAGCTGCGCGGCCCCGCCCGAACGATCATCGTGGCTCCATATGTGCTCTCGGGTGTCGCCGTCGGCCTGCTCTGGCTGTTCGTCTTCGACCCGAACTTCGGCATCGTCGCAGCGGTGCTCGGAGCCATCGGCCTGCCGTCCCCCGCCTGGTACAACGACCCGCAGTGGGCGCTGTTGATGGTCATCATCGTGCAGCTCTGGAAGAACGTGGGCTACATCGCGCTGATCTACCTGGCGGGTCTGCAGGCCATCCAGGTCGACGTGCTCGAGGCGGCGGCGCTCGACGGTGCAGGTCCCGTAAGGACCTTCCGCCGCATCATCCTGCCCCTGCTCGGCCCGACCTCCTTCTTTCTCAGCGTGACCACACTGCTTTCTTCGCTGCAGAGCTTCGACATCATCCAGGCGATGACGAAGGGTGGGCCGCTCGAGGGCACCACCACGATGATGTACGAGATCTACCGGGAGGGCTTCGTCGCGGGGCGGGCCGGGTACTCCTCGGCCGTCGCCACCATCCTCTTCCTCGTGCTGCTCATCGTGACGCTGGTGCAGTTGCGATTCGTCGAACGAAAGGTGCACTACTCATGA
- a CDS encoding cation:dicarboxylate symporter family transporter, whose protein sequence is MAKTPHSAGTAGTARTSGPGRSRRRLDRAHYLYLFVIVAVAAGIAVGLLAPEFAKGLKPLGDGFVALIKMMIAPIIFCTIVLGVGSIAKAATVGKIGGLALGYFIIMSTFALGIGLVVGNIIHPGDGLNIANATYDTTTLAPADSTQFILGIIPTSLLSSLTAGNILQVLFVALLVGFALQHLGAKGKPILNAIGQIQVLVFRILSMIMWVAPIGAFGAIAAVVGSSGAAALVSLGTLMIAFYITCALFIVVILGGLLWLSARTNIFQLMRYLGREYLLIVSTSSSEVALPRLIAKMEHVGVTKSVVGITVPTGYSFNLDGTAIYLTMSSLFIANAMGTPLSIGEQISLLLFMMIASKGAAGVSGAGIATLAGGLQAHRPDLVNGVGVIVGIDRFMSEARALTNFTGNAVATILIGTWTKQIDHERVRAVLSRQLPFDEATMSTEDDEPHVGGAGDAGSAGSAGSGSAGAAGSTGDVDAAAHAKVTTSEIAAIVDGPVGSRRSR, encoded by the coding sequence ATGGCAAAGACGCCCCACTCGGCCGGCACCGCCGGTACGGCCCGCACCTCCGGCCCCGGCCGCAGCAGAAGACGCCTCGACCGCGCGCACTACCTCTACCTGTTCGTCATCGTCGCCGTCGCTGCGGGCATCGCGGTCGGACTCCTCGCCCCCGAGTTCGCGAAAGGGCTGAAGCCGCTCGGCGACGGCTTCGTCGCGCTTATCAAGATGATGATCGCGCCCATCATCTTCTGCACCATCGTGCTGGGCGTCGGATCGATCGCGAAGGCGGCCACCGTCGGCAAGATCGGCGGACTGGCCCTCGGCTACTTCATCATCATGTCGACGTTCGCTCTCGGTATCGGACTGGTCGTCGGGAACATCATCCACCCGGGTGACGGACTGAACATCGCCAACGCGACCTACGACACGACGACGCTGGCGCCGGCCGATTCGACGCAGTTCATCCTCGGCATCATTCCGACCTCGCTGCTTTCCTCGCTGACCGCCGGCAACATCCTGCAGGTGCTGTTCGTGGCGCTGCTGGTGGGCTTCGCGCTGCAGCACCTGGGTGCGAAGGGCAAGCCGATCCTGAACGCGATCGGGCAGATCCAGGTGCTGGTGTTCCGCATCCTGTCGATGATCATGTGGGTTGCGCCGATCGGCGCGTTCGGTGCCATCGCGGCGGTCGTCGGCAGCAGCGGCGCGGCCGCACTGGTGAGTCTCGGCACGCTGATGATCGCCTTCTACATCACCTGCGCGCTGTTCATCGTGGTCATTCTCGGCGGGCTGCTGTGGCTGTCGGCACGCACGAACATCTTCCAGCTGATGCGCTACCTCGGCCGCGAGTACCTGCTGATCGTGTCGACGTCGTCGAGCGAGGTCGCCCTGCCGCGCCTGATCGCGAAGATGGAGCACGTGGGCGTCACCAAGTCGGTGGTGGGCATCACGGTTCCCACTGGGTACTCGTTCAACCTCGACGGAACCGCGATCTACCTCACCATGTCGTCGCTGTTCATCGCCAACGCCATGGGCACGCCGCTGAGCATCGGCGAGCAGATCTCGCTGCTGCTGTTCATGATGATCGCCTCGAAGGGCGCTGCAGGCGTATCCGGTGCCGGGATCGCCACCCTCGCCGGCGGCCTGCAGGCCCACCGCCCCGACCTCGTGAACGGCGTCGGCGTGATCGTCGGCATCGACCGCTTCATGTCGGAGGCCCGCGCGCTGACGAACTTCACCGGGAACGCGGTGGCGACCATCCTGATCGGCACCTGGACGAAGCAGATCGACCACGAGCGCGTGCGCGCGGTGCTCTCCCGGCAGCTGCCGTTCGACGAGGCGACGATGAGCACGGAGGACGACGAGCCGCACGTGGGCGGGGCGGGCGACGCGGGCTCGGCGGGCTCAGCCGGCTCGGGCTCGGCGGGCGCCGCGGGCTCGACGGGCGACGTGGATGCCGCGGCCCACGCCAAGGTGACCACCTCGGAGATCGCTGCCATCGTCGACGGCCCCGTCGGGAGCCGCCGCTCCCGCTGA